Proteins encoded within one genomic window of Oncorhynchus masou masou isolate Uvic2021 chromosome 1, UVic_Omas_1.1, whole genome shotgun sequence:
- the LOC135550756 gene encoding growth arrest-specific protein 1-like, giving the protein MKSWCSALALFSSVLLALDAQLICWQALLRCHEEADCELAYSQYLAACEGNIRGTRRQCPSHCINALIRLNHTRNGPYLERCDCGQDMECRDAKRAIEPCLPRRYPGDAGGIGCTEARQRCEEDTGCHSSLTAYLSYCGQLFNGRKCSSRCKATIQQMLFIPNGMLLNQCVCDGVERPFCEVVKENMSKLCQIGDHSVISDQADMDDMYEDEDYESKTEEIYPPNSNSSSSQLSSYMALLCITFARIFF; this is encoded by the coding sequence TGCAGCGCTCTGGCGCTCTTCTCATCGGTGCTGTTGGCGCTAGATGCCCAGTTAATATGTTGGCAAGCCCTGCTCCGATGCCATGAGGAGGCAGACTGTGAGCTTGCATACAGCCAGTATCTAGCCGCCTGTGAAGGAAACATTAGAGGCACCAGGAGGCAATGCCCCAGCCACTGTATCAACGCGTTGATAAGACTGAATCACACCCGCAACGGTCCTTACCTCGAGAGGTGTGACTGTGGTCAGGACATGGAGTGTAGGGATGCAAAGCGGGCGATTGAGCCATGCCTCCCCCGGAGGTATCCTGGAGACGCGGGGGGGATAGGATGCACAGAGGCCCGTCAACGCTGTGAGGAGGACACCGGCTGCCACTCCTCCCTGACAGCCTACTTGTCTTACTGTGGGCAACTCTTCAATGGCAGGAAATGCTCCTCCAGGTGCAAGGCCACAATACAACAGATGctattcatcccaaatggcatgctACTAAACCAGTGTGTGTGCGACGGGGTGGAAAGGCCGTTCTGTGAGGTAGTCAAAGAGAACATGAGCAAACTTTGCCAGATTGGAGACCACAGTGTTATTTCAGACCAGGCAGATATGGACGATATGTATGAGGATGAAGACTATGAATCGAAAACAGAGGAGATATATCCTCCTAACTCAAATTCTAGTTCCTCGCAGCTGTCGAGCTATATGGCCTTATTATGCATTACTTTTGCACGGATATTCTTTTGA